In Spirochaeta thermophila DSM 6578, the following proteins share a genomic window:
- a CDS encoding Gfo/Idh/MocA family protein, protein MHMEHDDFQPVRWGVLGVSGHYRLRVHNPMDDLENEGVVERIAIASRDFHRAKLAAVELGFRKAYESYEDLLADPEVEAVYIPLPNTMHAEYVKKAADAGKHILCEKPFTMSTKETEEAITYALDKGVLVMEAFMYRLHPQWQHAKRLVSAGEIGEIQNIHVFFSYHNPDPSNIRNRKELGGGAIPDIGCYAVSSSRFLMGREPERVVALIQRDPELEVDILSSGILDFGGPRAVFTVGTRAFPRQQVQVYGSRGYLSIEIPFNMYPDVPAKVTVQTSVGTRVVETEAIDQYGLEFTAFSLAVRGAMPLPIPPEDAIANQKVLDALFRSEKSGTWEKVT, encoded by the coding sequence ATGCACATGGAACACGACGACTTTCAACCCGTCCGCTGGGGCGTGCTGGGCGTGTCGGGTCACTACAGGCTCCGCGTCCACAATCCCATGGACGACCTGGAGAACGAGGGGGTGGTGGAACGCATCGCCATCGCTTCGAGGGACTTCCACCGGGCAAAGCTCGCAGCCGTGGAGCTGGGATTCAGGAAGGCCTACGAATCCTACGAGGACCTGCTCGCCGATCCGGAGGTGGAGGCGGTCTACATCCCCCTTCCCAACACCATGCACGCAGAGTACGTGAAGAAGGCCGCCGATGCGGGCAAGCACATACTCTGTGAAAAGCCCTTCACCATGTCCACGAAGGAGACCGAAGAGGCCATCACGTACGCACTCGACAAGGGGGTGCTCGTCATGGAGGCCTTCATGTACCGGCTCCACCCCCAATGGCAGCACGCAAAGCGCCTGGTATCGGCAGGCGAGATCGGGGAGATCCAGAACATCCACGTCTTCTTCTCCTACCACAACCCCGATCCCTCCAACATCCGCAACCGCAAGGAACTGGGCGGGGGCGCCATCCCCGACATAGGGTGCTATGCGGTCTCCTCCAGCAGGTTCCTCATGGGGAGGGAGCCGGAGCGGGTCGTGGCCCTCATCCAGCGCGATCCTGAGCTGGAAGTGGATATCCTCTCCTCGGGCATCCTCGACTTCGGCGGACCGCGGGCCGTCTTCACGGTGGGGACCCGCGCCTTCCCCCGGCAGCAGGTCCAGGTCTACGGCTCGCGGGGGTATCTCTCCATCGAGATCCCGTTCAACATGTACCCGGACGTACCGGCAAAGGTCACTGTCCAGACGAGCGTGGGCACGAGGGTGGTGGAGACCGAGGCCATCGACCAGTACGGCCTCGAGTTCACGGCCTTCTCCCTCGCCGTGAGGGGTGCGATGCCGCTCCCCATTCCGCCCGAGGACGCCATCGCCAACCAGAAGGTGCTCGACGCCCTCTTCCGCTCCGAGAAGAGCGGGACGTGGGAGAAGGTCACCTGA
- a CDS encoding FTR1 family iron permease yields the protein MYSLLIILREGVEAILIIMALVAFLTRSGNTDRIRTIYHASLSALVLSVVTAVVFSWVFRVSGAAREVLEGVTILLAAVVLVGVSYWLLSKVESEVWMRYLRGKLQVALSENSVRALWFTAFLAVYREGAETVLFYQALAVDAGTTSHFFMILAGFLVGILALGVVFYLLKEGAMRLPLGPFFAVTGSFLYYMAFVFAGKGVMELIEAGVVEPRVLVPGLSVPFLGIYPYWQTLLPQALLLVAAGVAAVVFIVHRRTRVVVRPEETHPDASGRKES from the coding sequence GTGTACTCTCTCCTGATCATCCTCCGGGAGGGGGTGGAGGCCATCCTCATCATCATGGCACTCGTGGCGTTCCTCACACGGAGCGGCAATACGGACAGGATCCGGACGATCTATCATGCCTCCCTCTCGGCCCTGGTCCTCAGTGTGGTGACCGCGGTCGTCTTCTCCTGGGTCTTCCGGGTTTCCGGGGCGGCCCGCGAGGTCCTGGAGGGCGTGACCATACTTCTCGCCGCCGTGGTGTTGGTGGGGGTGAGCTACTGGCTCCTCTCCAAGGTGGAGAGTGAGGTGTGGATGAGGTACCTCAGGGGCAAGCTGCAGGTCGCGCTCTCCGAGAATTCGGTGCGCGCCCTCTGGTTCACCGCGTTCCTCGCCGTGTACCGTGAGGGGGCCGAGACGGTACTCTTCTACCAGGCCCTTGCCGTGGACGCCGGCACCACCTCCCATTTCTTCATGATACTGGCCGGGTTCCTCGTGGGTATCCTCGCCTTGGGGGTGGTGTTCTACCTGCTCAAGGAAGGGGCCATGAGGCTCCCCTTGGGTCCCTTCTTCGCGGTGACGGGCTCGTTCCTCTACTACATGGCGTTCGTCTTTGCGGGAAAAGGGGTGATGGAGCTCATCGAGGCCGGCGTGGTGGAACCTCGGGTCCTCGTCCCGGGGCTCTCCGTACCCTTCCTCGGGATCTATCCCTACTGGCAGACGCTGCTGCCTCAGGCGTTGCTTCTGGTGGCGGCGGGAGTGGCGGCGGTGGTCTTCATCGTGCACCGGCGCACACGGGTCGTGGTGCGACCCGAAGAAACCCACCCGGATGCATCCGGGAGAAAGGAGTCATAG
- a CDS encoding iron transporter yields the protein MKRFILALFLMTAFVGGLFAQFVEYPIGEPQRINGMEVAAVYLKPVDMEPRGSGLPASLSDIHLEADIRAVEGNPNGFAIGEWIPYLKISFELINLDTGERQTGVFMPMVAADGPHYGNNIRMMGPGTYRLVYRIENPSSQGFLRHTDADTGVGRWFEPFTLSWEFTYVPIE from the coding sequence ATGAAGAGGTTCATCCTCGCACTGTTTCTCATGACGGCTTTTGTTGGGGGATTGTTCGCACAATTCGTCGAATATCCCATCGGCGAACCGCAGAGGATCAACGGAATGGAGGTCGCTGCGGTGTACCTCAAACCAGTGGACATGGAGCCGAGGGGGAGCGGCCTGCCTGCGTCGCTCTCGGACATCCACCTCGAGGCCGACATTCGTGCCGTCGAGGGGAACCCGAACGGGTTTGCCATAGGGGAGTGGATCCCCTATCTGAAGATCTCGTTCGAGCTCATCAACCTCGATACGGGTGAGCGGCAGACCGGTGTGTTCATGCCCATGGTGGCAGCCGACGGTCCCCACTACGGTAACAACATCCGCATGATGGGGCCCGGTACCTATAGGCTCGTCTATCGTATCGAGAATCCCTCCTCGCAGGGGTTCCTCCGGCACACCGATGCCGATACCGGCGTGGGGCGTTGGTTCGAACCATTCACCCTGAGCTGGGAGTTCACGTACGTCCCCATCGAGTAA
- a CDS encoding Fe-S-containing protein encodes MDVVSAILGTLLPLVVIVSLQEEGWGRRSGGSPVRVPMFLLLLVWLSAPLAVDLGLYRWFRLGVLVFTMASIPVFFSRAKAVSVWGLGLWTGLVLWEYFTDHPVTVVSLLNSEFVARMLLIAGSVLLLLLFHHYLRLLKGSVPGLLSSLLVGGGLLVLEIVLAGEVVLELVRAGVLPPSRGLVGFSARTTRYGPLSGYLFLAVCAVMVGYVALVHRPRHAAAEPEETGPERRKRCAAARRHRRRTAAGVVVVLMVAFPLLFQDIWGGRAPRLSAAEEVALSPASGSVEIPLEEVSDGNLHRYAFLSTEGTAVCFFVINRDPSGMDPVAVLDACMLCGDAGYVQEGEDVICVACGVKMFIPTIGEPGGCNPIPIDYTVTRDMVMIGGDVLENAAVYFLQEESF; translated from the coding sequence ATGGATGTGGTGAGTGCGATCCTCGGGACGTTGCTTCCCCTCGTCGTGATCGTTTCCCTGCAGGAAGAGGGGTGGGGCCGGCGCTCAGGGGGATCCCCGGTTCGTGTTCCCATGTTTCTGTTGCTCCTCGTCTGGTTGTCTGCGCCGCTCGCCGTGGATCTGGGGCTCTATCGGTGGTTCAGGTTGGGTGTGCTCGTGTTCACCATGGCCTCGATCCCTGTATTCTTCTCCCGGGCGAAGGCGGTGTCCGTATGGGGCCTGGGGTTGTGGACAGGGCTCGTGCTCTGGGAGTATTTCACCGATCATCCGGTGACCGTGGTGAGTCTTCTCAACAGCGAGTTCGTGGCGAGGATGCTCCTCATCGCAGGGAGCGTACTCCTCCTGCTCCTCTTCCATCACTATCTGCGCCTCCTCAAGGGATCGGTGCCGGGGCTTCTCTCTTCCCTGCTCGTGGGAGGAGGGCTCCTGGTGCTGGAAATCGTCCTGGCCGGTGAGGTGGTGCTCGAACTCGTGAGGGCGGGCGTGCTCCCCCCCTCCCGCGGCCTGGTCGGTTTCTCCGCCCGGACCACACGATACGGACCCCTTTCGGGATACCTCTTCCTCGCGGTCTGTGCGGTGATGGTGGGGTATGTCGCACTCGTGCACCGACCGCGGCACGCGGCGGCGGAGCCGGAGGAGACGGGCCCGGAGCGGAGGAAGAGGTGTGCAGCCGCGAGGAGGCACCGGAGGCGGACGGCCGCCGGGGTGGTGGTCGTCCTCATGGTGGCCTTTCCCCTGCTCTTCCAGGACATATGGGGAGGAAGGGCCCCGCGTCTCTCTGCCGCCGAAGAGGTCGCCCTCTCCCCGGCTTCGGGTTCGGTGGAGATCCCTCTCGAGGAGGTCTCGGATGGAAATCTCCACCGCTACGCGTTCCTCTCGACGGAAGGCACGGCTGTGTGTTTCTTCGTGATAAACCGAGATCCTTCTGGGATGGATCCCGTCGCCGTGCTCGATGCGTGCATGCTCTGCGGTGATGCCGGATACGTCCAGGAGGGTGAGGACGTGATCTGCGTGGCCTGCGGGGTGAAGATGTTCATCCCCACCATAGGTGAGCCGGGGGGATGTAATCCGATCCCCATCGACTACACCGTCACCAGGGATATGGTGATGATAGGAGGCGATGTCCTGGAGAACGCAGCGGTGTACTTCCTCCAGGAGGAGTCGTTCTGA
- a CDS encoding ABC transporter permease: MQGRIIAGSFLRDPGKKVLAGVTMLFASALVSLLLNLTMDIGDKMARELSSYGANLLVTPRTRSTGLRIGSVAYNPFEEEAFLEESDLPKIKSIFWRHNITAFAPFLESTAALSNGASVPLVGTYFYRSIPVPGGRTFSTGVKTLYRFWEVEGRFPEDEAETVEVLVGTSLARRLGVRPGEVLTLEDGGSLLVTGILASGGEEDEMILAPLSFVQRHGGLEGKVSYVRVAALTTPEDALARRARRDPGSLTDREWDLWYCTAYVGAIAYQLEEAIPDARVSPVWQVAAGQGEIMTKVQFFLGVITIVATIAAALGISSIMTTVVLERSREIGLMKALGAPRFLILSQFYVEAGVIGILGGAMGWAFGYGMSGVLSLQLFGRGVGFRPVAIPLVLLTSLFCSLFGTWFPSRSSPDSSSRPSSTSATGPA, translated from the coding sequence ATGCAAGGACGGATCATCGCGGGATCCTTCCTGAGGGATCCCGGCAAGAAGGTGCTCGCAGGCGTGACGATGCTCTTCGCCTCGGCGCTCGTCTCGTTGCTCCTCAATCTCACGATGGACATCGGGGACAAGATGGCGAGGGAGCTCTCCTCCTATGGGGCGAATCTGCTCGTCACCCCCCGTACGCGCTCCACGGGTCTCAGGATAGGGAGCGTGGCATACAATCCGTTTGAGGAGGAGGCATTCCTCGAAGAGTCCGACCTCCCTAAGATCAAGAGTATCTTCTGGCGGCACAACATCACCGCCTTCGCCCCCTTCCTCGAGAGTACGGCCGCACTGTCGAACGGGGCTTCGGTGCCCCTGGTCGGCACCTACTTCTACAGGTCGATACCGGTCCCGGGTGGGAGGACCTTCTCCACGGGGGTGAAGACCCTCTACCGCTTCTGGGAGGTGGAAGGGAGGTTCCCGGAGGACGAGGCGGAGACGGTGGAGGTGCTGGTCGGGACGTCCCTCGCGCGTCGGCTCGGGGTCCGGCCTGGGGAGGTCCTCACACTGGAGGATGGTGGATCACTCCTGGTCACGGGCATCCTGGCATCGGGAGGGGAGGAGGACGAGATGATTCTCGCTCCGCTCTCCTTTGTACAGCGACATGGAGGCCTCGAGGGAAAGGTCTCCTACGTGCGGGTGGCGGCCCTCACCACGCCGGAGGATGCCCTTGCGAGGCGGGCGCGGCGGGATCCCGGCTCGCTCACCGATAGGGAGTGGGATCTCTGGTACTGCACGGCCTACGTGGGGGCCATCGCATACCAACTGGAGGAGGCGATTCCGGATGCCCGGGTCTCGCCCGTCTGGCAGGTGGCGGCCGGCCAGGGCGAGATCATGACCAAGGTACAGTTCTTCCTCGGGGTGATCACCATCGTGGCCACCATCGCGGCGGCCCTCGGAATCTCCTCCATCATGACCACCGTGGTCCTCGAGCGGTCGCGGGAGATCGGATTGATGAAGGCCCTGGGCGCACCACGCTTCCTCATCCTCTCCCAGTTCTACGTGGAGGCGGGGGTCATCGGCATCCTGGGAGGGGCCATGGGCTGGGCATTCGGGTACGGGATGAGCGGAGTGCTCTCCCTGCAGCTCTTCGGAAGAGGGGTGGGGTTCAGACCTGTTGCCATCCCCCTCGTGCTCCTCACCTCCCTCTTCTGCTCGCTCTTCGGGACATGGTTCCCCTCGCGGTCTTCGCCGGATTCGTCGTCAAGGCCCTCGTCAACCAGCGCAACAGGACCGGCGTGA
- a CDS encoding ABC transporter permease, with protein MVPLAVFAGFVVKALVNQRNRTGVILLSLVVGAAVFSAVSLVTLDVPEKMSRELRNFGANVLIVPAEGMTEVPEDRVGEVVSSFPGEALVGWSPLLYGKVRLDLGEAMLAGGRFPDMRKVFPYWQVEGSWIGVPFDNRNVMMGSRLAEEMELEVGDEVVLYGGDRATRWRMRVKGIVETGGEEELQLFVNIEVARAVLDRAEGVDLAALSVDTHAVDLESHLGRIQERFPDVQVKPVLQIARSEGAVLEKVRGLFVVVAAVMMLIVVICVMTTLIAVISERRYEIALMRAIGAELSHVVRRFVAELLVLSSSGALVGVVLGWGIAQWIGRSVFGTWIDLEAVILPSALVLTGLVALVAAFPALWIAGRIDPARILKNE; from the coding sequence ATGGTTCCCCTCGCGGTCTTCGCCGGATTCGTCGTCAAGGCCCTCGTCAACCAGCGCAACAGGACCGGCGTGATCCTCCTCTCCCTGGTGGTGGGAGCCGCGGTCTTCTCCGCCGTCTCTCTCGTGACGCTCGACGTTCCCGAGAAGATGAGCCGCGAACTGAGGAACTTCGGGGCGAACGTCCTCATCGTCCCTGCAGAGGGGATGACCGAGGTCCCGGAGGATCGCGTGGGAGAGGTCGTCTCCTCGTTTCCCGGGGAGGCCCTGGTGGGGTGGAGCCCTCTCCTGTACGGCAAGGTGCGTCTCGATCTGGGCGAGGCGATGCTCGCGGGTGGAAGATTCCCCGACATGAGGAAGGTCTTCCCCTACTGGCAGGTCGAGGGTTCCTGGATCGGTGTGCCCTTCGACAACCGAAACGTCATGATGGGCTCTCGTCTCGCCGAGGAGATGGAGCTCGAGGTGGGGGATGAGGTCGTCCTCTACGGCGGGGACCGGGCAACACGATGGCGCATGCGTGTGAAGGGGATCGTCGAGACGGGCGGGGAAGAGGAGCTTCAGCTCTTCGTGAACATCGAGGTGGCGAGGGCCGTGCTCGACCGGGCCGAGGGCGTGGATCTCGCTGCCCTGAGTGTGGATACCCACGCGGTGGACCTCGAGTCCCATCTCGGACGGATCCAGGAGCGATTCCCCGACGTGCAGGTGAAACCCGTCCTGCAGATCGCCCGGTCCGAGGGTGCGGTGCTCGAGAAGGTCCGCGGCCTCTTCGTGGTGGTGGCGGCGGTGATGATGCTCATCGTGGTCATTTGTGTGATGACCACCCTCATCGCGGTGATCTCGGAGCGTCGGTACGAGATCGCCCTCATGCGGGCCATAGGGGCCGAGCTCTCCCATGTGGTGAGGAGGTTCGTCGCGGAACTCCTGGTGCTCTCGTCTTCTGGTGCCCTCGTGGGGGTGGTGCTGGGGTGGGGGATCGCCCAGTGGATAGGACGTTCGGTGTTCGGCACGTGGATCGATCTCGAGGCGGTGATACTCCCCTCGGCCCTGGTGCTCACCGGTCTGGTGGCCCTCGTGGCCGCCTTTCCCGCCCTCTGGATCGCGGGCCGAATCGACCCGGCCCGCATCCTCAAGAACGAGTAG
- a CDS encoding ABC transporter ATP-binding protein yields MRCVLELKDITRSYGSIDALDRLSLRVEEGEWLAIMGPSGAGKTTLLNILALLDTPTSGEYILDGRKTASLSEHERAVLRREKIGLVFQQFHLVPYLTALENVMVAQYYHSMADRREAEAVLRKVGLGERLSHRPSQLSGGEKQRVCIARALVNEPALLLADEPTGNLDERNEGIVLDLFRALKREGRTIIMVTHNPNLAKEADRIVYLNHGRISPVNPFVEEVVDARP; encoded by the coding sequence ATGCGTTGCGTTCTGGAGCTCAAGGATATCACCCGATCGTACGGGTCGATCGATGCCCTCGACCGGCTCTCCCTCCGGGTGGAGGAAGGGGAGTGGCTCGCGATCATGGGGCCCTCCGGTGCAGGAAAGACCACGCTTCTCAACATACTCGCCCTCCTCGACACTCCCACCTCAGGGGAGTACATCCTCGATGGGAGGAAGACCGCCAGCCTCTCGGAACACGAACGGGCCGTGCTTCGGAGGGAGAAGATAGGGTTGGTGTTCCAGCAGTTCCATCTGGTACCCTACCTCACCGCCCTGGAGAACGTGATGGTCGCCCAGTACTATCACAGTATGGCCGATCGGAGGGAAGCGGAGGCGGTGTTGAGGAAGGTGGGGCTCGGTGAGCGCCTCTCCCACAGGCCGTCCCAGCTCTCCGGAGGCGAGAAGCAGCGGGTCTGCATCGCCCGTGCACTGGTCAACGAGCCTGCGCTCCTCCTCGCGGACGAGCCCACCGGGAACCTCGACGAGAGGAACGAGGGGATCGTGCTCGACCTCTTCCGCGCGCTCAAACGGGAGGGGCGGACCATCATCATGGTGACCCACAACCCCAATCTGGCGAAGGAGGCGGACCGCATCGTGTACCTCAACCACGGCAGGATATCGCCCGTGAATCCCTTTGTGGAGGAGGTGGTGGATGCGCGTCCGTAG
- a CDS encoding FMN-binding protein, which produces MRVRRALSAVVGVLLLTAAGCGPERIVLSGLADGRYEVVLSDRRVYGYVAYMVLEVRGGRIAAVEYDERNPRTGRSKTGDEAQNREMMRLSGREWGEVVEDLEGLVLGAGSELSLDAVSGATRTSEAFREALLRALEEARGGASE; this is translated from the coding sequence ATGCGCGTCCGTAGGGCCTTGTCCGCAGTGGTGGGGGTGCTGCTTCTCACGGCCGCGGGGTGTGGCCCGGAGCGCATCGTGCTCTCGGGCCTTGCGGACGGCCGGTACGAGGTGGTGCTCTCCGATCGCAGGGTGTACGGCTATGTAGCCTATATGGTGCTGGAGGTGAGAGGTGGACGGATCGCGGCGGTGGAGTACGACGAGCGGAACCCCCGCACCGGTCGTTCGAAGACGGGCGATGAAGCGCAGAACCGGGAGATGATGCGTCTGAGCGGGAGGGAATGGGGCGAGGTGGTGGAGGATCTGGAGGGGCTCGTGCTCGGGGCAGGGAGCGAGCTCAGTCTGGATGCGGTGAGCGGGGCGACGAGGACCTCGGAGGCCTTCCGGGAGGCGCTGCTGAGGGCGCTGGAGGAGGCGCGGGGAGGCGCCTCCGAGTAA
- a CDS encoding SDR family NAD(P)-dependent oxidoreductase, translated as MNNTRYALVTGATGGIGRHIVAQLLARGWFVLGTARSAARTAELIDWLSSRGSETSRLTIYEVDLSSQRALRECAGKLSAPYLNLIIHNAGIYTSKKRLSPEGIEVQFAVNHLAPFLLTHLLLPRSAKAPGGGRILVVSSGSHAQGRIHWRNPNLTLYQGLVAYGQSKLANVLFVYELERRLKARGLPVTACAIDPGLVTTDMGFKHTSPISRLVWYFRRKKGVSPEFSAQSIVTVGCDLPFEEIGGKYWKFGKPIPSSPRSYREEDARRLWEISERLTGIGSFFEPTVS; from the coding sequence ATGAACAATACCCGGTACGCCCTTGTCACAGGAGCTACAGGTGGAATCGGGCGACACATCGTAGCTCAGCTCCTCGCACGAGGCTGGTTCGTCCTGGGCACGGCCCGGAGTGCCGCCCGAACTGCAGAGCTCATCGACTGGCTCTCCTCCCGGGGGAGCGAGACCTCCAGGCTCACCATCTATGAGGTGGACCTCTCATCCCAGAGAGCACTCCGGGAGTGTGCCGGGAAGCTTTCCGCACCTTATCTCAACCTCATCATCCACAATGCCGGCATCTACACCTCCAAAAAGCGTCTCTCACCCGAGGGAATAGAAGTGCAGTTCGCGGTGAACCACCTCGCGCCCTTCCTCCTCACCCACCTCCTCCTCCCACGTAGTGCAAAGGCTCCTGGCGGAGGTCGCATCCTGGTGGTAAGTTCAGGCTCCCATGCCCAGGGACGTATCCACTGGCGCAACCCCAATCTCACACTTTATCAGGGGCTGGTCGCCTACGGGCAATCGAAGCTCGCGAACGTCCTCTTCGTCTATGAGCTCGAGCGGCGACTGAAGGCCCGGGGACTTCCTGTCACCGCATGTGCGATAGATCCGGGCCTGGTCACCACCGACATGGGGTTCAAACACACATCCCCGATCTCACGACTCGTGTGGTATTTCAGACGAAAGAAAGGGGTGAGCCCGGAGTTCTCTGCTCAGTCCATTGTAACGGTGGGATGCGACCTCCCCTTCGAAGAAATCGGGGGAAAGTACTGGAAGTTCGGGAAGCCCATTCCCTCATCCCCCAGGTCGTACCGGGAGGAGGATGCCCGCCGCCTCTGGGAGATCTCGGAACGCCTCACCGGAATCGGCTCATTCTTCGAGCCTACTGTATCGTGA
- a CDS encoding SDR family NAD(P)-dependent oxidoreductase, translating to MAYAFVTGASRGLGRAFAEELAKRGFDLLLVSLPGERLPQVASSLRRRYGIEVDVLEGDITCPETRTHVREILSRYGSLTVAVNNAGYGHPGPFDVWDVEEWEVMLRLNVEATTALSHLVLPFLERGRPSFLLNVASLAGFFPMPFFGVYASSKSYVLHFTLALGEELKGRGISVSVLCPGGVLTNARSIDEVRAQGIAGRLSSFPPHRVALYALEALFKGRPLIIPGWFNRFLVTIASVVPKQLVAVVTGMRWRPVAHTMFHPERCAWKKRAPHPSRGV from the coding sequence ATGGCGTATGCTTTTGTGACGGGCGCGAGCAGAGGATTGGGGCGGGCCTTTGCCGAGGAGCTCGCAAAGCGGGGGTTCGATCTCCTCCTCGTCTCGCTTCCGGGGGAAAGGCTCCCCCAGGTTGCCTCATCCCTGAGGCGACGCTACGGCATCGAGGTGGACGTGCTGGAGGGTGACATCACCTGTCCGGAGACTCGTACGCATGTTCGTGAGATCCTCTCCCGCTATGGGAGTCTCACTGTGGCGGTGAACAATGCGGGCTATGGTCATCCAGGTCCTTTCGATGTGTGGGATGTGGAGGAATGGGAAGTCATGCTCCGGCTCAACGTGGAGGCCACGACCGCCCTCTCACACCTGGTGCTCCCCTTTCTGGAGAGGGGGCGCCCTTCGTTCCTCCTCAATGTGGCTTCCCTCGCGGGCTTCTTCCCCATGCCGTTCTTCGGTGTGTACGCCTCGTCGAAAAGCTATGTACTCCACTTCACCCTGGCTCTCGGAGAAGAGCTCAAGGGGAGAGGGATCTCCGTGAGTGTGCTGTGCCCGGGGGGTGTGCTCACCAATGCCCGCTCGATCGATGAGGTGAGGGCGCAGGGGATCGCAGGGCGGCTCTCGAGTTTTCCCCCTCACAGGGTGGCCTTGTATGCACTTGAGGCGCTCTTCAAAGGAAGGCCTCTCATCATCCCGGGATGGTTCAATCGGTTCCTGGTCACGATCGCATCCGTGGTCCCGAAACAGCTCGTGGCCGTGGTGACGGGCATGCGCTGGCGACCGGTGGCCCACACCATGTTCCACCCCGAGCGGTGTGCATGGAAAAAGAGGGCCCCTCATCCCTCACGAGGGGTATGA
- a CDS encoding TetR/AcrR family transcriptional regulator, translating into METPSTQERILLATIECIEEYGLPNVTIRKIAEKAGVNIAAINYYFRSKDKLLEEAMRITVRNSFEDARDALREEGLPPAERLRRVLEELFRGGFTYPRLTQAHLHSLFNEGKFAYSFQEEGMRIFFHSLVDILGQTNPHLSEEKRRHLTAIIASAVFMPFVLPPVFELILGRPIDEEAGKTYLKTLFDLFTRAGIIPEDHTPREG; encoded by the coding sequence GTGGAAACCCCGTCGACACAGGAGCGTATCCTCCTCGCCACGATCGAATGCATCGAAGAGTACGGACTTCCTAACGTCACCATACGAAAAATCGCAGAAAAGGCAGGTGTGAACATCGCGGCCATCAACTACTATTTTCGCTCAAAAGACAAGTTGCTGGAAGAGGCCATGCGGATCACGGTGCGCAACTCATTCGAAGATGCCCGGGACGCTCTCAGGGAAGAGGGGCTTCCCCCTGCAGAGCGTCTGAGACGCGTGCTCGAAGAGCTCTTCAGAGGCGGATTCACCTATCCCAGGCTCACCCAGGCGCACCTCCACTCGCTCTTCAATGAAGGAAAGTTTGCCTACTCCTTCCAGGAAGAGGGGATGCGCATTTTCTTCCACTCTCTCGTCGATATCCTTGGTCAGACGAACCCCCACCTCTCAGAGGAAAAGAGACGACATCTCACTGCCATCATTGCAAGTGCGGTCTTCATGCCCTTCGTCCTTCCCCCGGTGTTCGAGCTCATCCTCGGAAGACCTATCGACGAAGAGGCCGGGAAGACCTATCTGAAGACCCTCTTCGATCTCTTCACCCGTGCGGGAATCATCCCCGAGGATCATACCCCTCGTGAGGGATGA